The following are encoded together in the Culex pipiens pallens isolate TS chromosome 1, TS_CPP_V2, whole genome shotgun sequence genome:
- the LOC120419881 gene encoding uncharacterized protein LOC120419881, producing MEAPDRSDAVALPASGQLSRPGPVFGIREGVFQSHTPGQYSITTSVTSTRTENSSACSYRSAPSRRARRPGRTRLVPEHLNIYYENAGGLNTYVNDYLLACADTLYDVIVITETWLDDRTLSSQVFGPGYEVFRCDRSPRTSSKSAGGGVAIAVARRLRIEVVHITNQNWCCVEQVWLALNFGDHKLYVCAVYLPPDRYRDTVLFQAHVDSVNTVTSDARPVDDILVIGDMNFDKLRWLHSHDGFLYPDPRLQAKSVNITDLLDVYSTATLEQINSFPNENNNTLDLCFVSRQDVAPPIYVAPAPLVKTVPHHQPLILSLDVLRYPARTVTFEPIRYDYRKADINGIAEILTSIDWTNTLDPDDVNVAVQTFSNILSYAIDRHVPKKAILPPDRIPWQTNELKKLKSKKRAALKKFSRRRTLPLRDHYLRLNQRYKTLNNHCYNRYRYRIQQKLKSNPKAFWKHFNDQRKESGLPSSIFLDNETASNPDTICQLFAEKFSRMFINETLSPHEVAAATENVPPCGNVLDRLGNKRDMDNYRGISALCAVSKLFELAVLDLVFFHCKQQICAEQHGFMPGRSTTSNLLTFTTYLTKGLASRSQTDVIYTDLSAAFDRLNHDIAIAKLEKLGFSGSLLGWFQSYLSRRTISVKIGECVSLLFLAYSGVAQGSHLGPLIFLLYFNDSNFVLDGPRLAYADDLKIFRYVNSTDDAELLQQQLDQFADWCATNRMTLNPQKCSVISFTRKLRPITHNYTLLGTTVPRVECINDLGVLLDAKLTYKNHVAYIVAKASRLLGFIFRATKKFTDVYCLKSLYCGLVRSTLEYSSVVWNPWYQNSSERIESVQRRFALRLLPWSDPHRLPSYESRCQLIHLDSLAVRRNAARVTAVADLLTSRIDCPSLLGELNLQARSRVLRGGAFFRIPLEAANYSAHGSIIGLQRTFNRSNTNQPAHDIGEKATMNE from the exons ATGGAAGCCCCTGACCGATCCGACGCAGTCGCGCTCCCAGCCAGCGGCCAGCTCAGTCGTCCCGGCCCTGTGTTCGGAATACGGGAGGGGGTCTTCCAATCCCACACCCCAGGCCAGTATTCAATCACTACATCTGTAACATCTACTCGCACTGAAAATTCTTCGGCTTGCAGCTACCGGTCAGCTCCTAGCCGTAGAGCTCGTCGCCCAGGTCGCACCAGACTTGTTCCGGAGCACCTAAACATCTATTATGAAAACGCAGGAGGGCTAAATACCTACGTCAACGACTACCTGCTGGCCTGCGCAGACACCCTCTACGACGTAATCGTCATCACGGAAACCTGGCTAGATGATCGAACACTGTCGAGTCAAGTTTTTGGTCCGGGATACGAAGTCTTTCGTTGCGACCGGTCTCCCCGCACCAGCAGCAAGTCAGCAGGAGGAGGAGTAGCAATTGCAGTGGCGCGCCGTCTCAGAATTGAAGTCGTTCACATTACGAATCAGAACTGGTGCTGTGTGGAGCAGGTGTGGCTAGCACTGAACTTCGGCGATCACAAGCTGTACGTCTGCGCGGTCTACTTGCCACCTGATCGGTACCGTGACACTGTCTTATTTCAAGCGCATGTTGACTCTGTCAACACCGTCACTTCTGATGCTCGACCCGTAGATGACATCCTGGTAATCGGCGACATGAACTTTGACAAGCTTCGGTGGCTGCACTCTCACGATGGATTCCTGTATCCTGATCCACGCCTCCAGGCTAAGTCCGTTAACATCACCGATCTGTTGGACGTCTACAGTACCGCCACGCTGGAGCAGATAAATAGCTTCCCAAACGAGAACAACAATACGCTTGACCTCTGCTTCGTCAGCCGGCAGGACGTTGCGCCTCCAATATATGTCGCCCCAGCTCCTCTAGTTAAGACCGTTCCCCATCACCAGCCCCTGATCTTGTCCCTTGACGTACTCCGCTATCCCGCACGCACTGTGACATTCGAACCGATCCGGTACGATTACCGCAAGGCTGACATTAACGGAATCGCTGAGATATTAACGAGCATTGACTGGACTAATACGCTAGACCCAGACGATGTTAATGTGGCGGTGCAGACCTTTTCTAACATTCTCTCGTACGCAATTGACCGTCACGTACCCAAAAAAGCAATCCTGCCCCCCGATCGCATCCCGTGGCAGACCAACGAGTTGAAGAAGCTGAAATCCAAAAAACGAGCCGCTCTCAAAAAGTTTTCCCGAAGGCGCACACTACCACTCAGAGACCACTACCTTCGACTGAACCAACGGTACAAGACTTTGAACAATCACTGTTACAACCGCTATCGATACCGGATCCAACAAAAACTGAAATCTAATCCGAAGGCCTTCTGGAAACACTTCAATGACCAGAGGAAAGAAAGTGGTTTGCCTTCCTCTATATTCCTTGACAACGAGACCGCTTCAAATCCCGATACCATCTGTCAACTGTTTGCAGAGAAATTTTCCAGAATGTTCATCAATGAAACCCTTTCACCGCACGAGGTCGCAGCCGCCACTGAAAATGTGCCACCCTGCGGCAACGTTCTGGACCGACTC GGAAACAAACGTGACATGGACAACTACCGGGGGATCTCGGCGCTTTGCGCTGTCTCCAAACTGTTCGAGCTCGCTGTGCTCGACCTGGTGTTTTTTCACTGCAAGCAACAGATCTGCGCTGAGCAACATGGCTTCATGCCGGGACGTTCGACTACATCGAACTTGCTGACCTTCACCACCTACCTGACCAAGGGGCTAGCTAGTCGAAGCCAAACCGACGTAATCTATACTGATCTCTCCGCAGCCTTCGACAGGCTCAACCATGACATCGCGATCGCTAAGCTCGAAAAACTAGGGTTTAGTGGCAGTTTGCTCGGTTGGTTTCAGTCCTATCTTTCCAGACGAACAATCAGTGTGAAGATCGGTGAATGCGTCTCGCTGCTATTCCTCGCCTACTCCGGTGTAGCGCAAGGAAGTCACTTGGGGCCTCTTATATTCTTGCTCTACTTTAACGACAGCAATTTTGTACTGGATGGACCAAGACTCGCTTATGCCGACGACTTGAAGATCTTCCGGTACGTGAACTCAACGGATGACGCTGAACTACTTCAACAGCAGCTGGATCAATTCGCCGACTGGTGTGCCACAAACCGCATGACCTTAAATCCTCAGAAGTGTTCCGTTATATCGTTCACCAGGAAGCTCAGGCCGATCACGCACAACTACACGCTCCTCGGAACAACCGTCCCGCGGGTCGAATGCATAAACGATCTCGGAGTGCTGCTAGACGCGAAGCTCACGTACAAGAATCACGTCGCATACATCGTTGCAAAAGCCTCAAGACTGCTTGGTTTCATATTTCGTGCGACCAAAAAGTTTACCGACGTCTACTGCCTGAAGTCATTGTACTGCGGCCTTGTTCGGTCAACCCTGGAATACAGTTCCGTGGTGTGGAATCCCTGGTACCAGAATAGCTCGGAGAGGATCGAGAGCGTGCAGCGACGATTCGCACTCCGCTTGCTTCCATGGAGTGACCCCCACCGTCTCCCAAGCTACGAAAGCAGATGTCAGCTAATCCATCTGGACTCTTTGGCTGTTCGTCGCAACGCCGCACGTGTAACCGCTGTTGCCGACCTGCTCACATCAAGGATTGATTGCCCCTCCCTACTCGGTGAGCTGAATCTGCAAGCTAGATCTCGTGTGCTGCGCGGAGGTGCCTTCTTCCGAATCCCACTAGAAGCTGCCAACTACAGTGCACATGGCTCCATCATCGGACTTCAACGGACCTTCAATCGA TCCAACACCAATCAACCGGCACATGACATCGGAGAGAAAGCAACGATGAATGAATGA
- the LOC120419901 gene encoding protein stunted-like → MTAWRAAGLNYINYSNIAANLLRRALKSELRDQAARRDVTSIKFTKWANGKPEKVAAN, encoded by the exons ATGACTGCCTGGAGAGCTGCTGGATTGAA CTACATCAATTACTCCAACATTGCCGCTAATCTGCTGCGCCGGGCGCTCAAGTCCGAGCTCCGGGATCAGGCCGCCCGCCGTGATGTCACTTCCATCAAGTTTACCAAATGGGCCAACGGCAAGCCAGAAA aggtTGCCGCAAACTAA
- the LOC120419900 gene encoding diphosphomevalonate decarboxylase-like: protein MLSVTCIAPVNIAVIKYWGKRDEDLILPLNDSVSATLSTDHLCTKTTITTSESLTENKIVLNGKEESFENPRLIRCLEEVRKKADAANKCRKDILKWNIKVTTENNFPTAAGLASSASGYACFVYTLACLYGIEDQEISSIARQGSGSACRSLYSGFVQWRKGELPDGSDSIAVQLTPADFWPEMRIIVLVVNDMRKKTSSTGGMSTSVKTSKLLKHRAERCVPEHTAQLVEALKGKDFEIFGKITMQDSNQFHAVCLDTFPPCVYMNDTSHAIVTLVHRFNDLKKDIRVAYTFDAGPNACLYLLEKDVPEVLATVNKVFPNDALGSPEYIKGIPVEVSQLPAADEQFCANGQNQLKYIINTRVGEGPKRLA, encoded by the exons ATGTTGTCTGTAACCTGCATAGCACCGGTAAACATTGCGGTGATAAAGTATT GGGGCAAACGTGATGAGGATCTGATTTTACCACTGAACGACTCCGTCAGTGCCACGCTCTCAACTGATCAT TTGTGCACAAAAACGACCATCACCACCAGTGAAAGCCTGACCGAGAACAAGATTGTGCTGAACGGGAAGGAGGAATCGTTCGAGAATCCACGGTTGATCCGGTGCTTGGAAGAAG TGCGCAAAAAGGCCGACGCCGCCAACAAGTGCCGGAAGGACATTCTAAAGTGGAACATCAAAGTCACCACGGAGAACAACTTCCCGACGGCCGCCGGGCTGGCCTCGAGCGCATCCGGGTATGCTTGCTTCG TGTACACTCTGGCCTGCTTGTACGGCATCGAGGACCAGGAGATTTCGTCAATCGCGCGCCAGGGCAGCGGCTCGGCCTGTCGCAGTCTGTACTCGGGCTTTGTGCAGTGGCGCAAGGGAGAGTTGCCGGACGGGAGCGATTCGATTGCGGTTCAGCTAACGCCGGCCGACTTTTGGCCCGAGATGCGCATCATCGTTCTGGTTGTGAACGACATGCGCAAAAAGACCAGCTCTACGGGTGGAATGTCGACCAGTGTGAAAACCTCCAAACTGCTGAAGCATCGTGCGGAGAGGTGCGTTCCCGAGCACACAGCCCAGCTGGTTGAGGCGCTCAAGGGGAaggattttgaaatatttggcaAAATCACGATGCAGGACAGTAACCAGTTTCACGCCGTCTGCTTGGATACGTTCCCGCCGTGCGTTTACATGAACGACACTTCGCACGCGATTGTAACTCTGGTGCACCGGTTCAACGATTTGAAGAAAGACATCAGAGTGGCGTACACGTTTGACGCTGGTCCCAACGCGTGCCTTTATCTGCTGGAAAAAGACGTGCCGGAAGTGTTGGCCACTGTGAACAAAGTGTTCCCCAACGATGCGTTGGGAAGTCCAGAGTACATCAAGGGAATTCCAGTTGAAGTTTCGCAATTGCCAGCGGCTGATGAGCAGTTTTGTGCGAATGGACAAAATCAGTTGAAATACATCATAAACACGAGGGTTGGCGAAGGACCAAAACGATTAGCCTAA